A region of Bacillus cabrialesii DNA encodes the following proteins:
- the menD gene encoding 2-succinyl-5-enolpyruvyl-6-hydroxy-3-cyclohexene-1-carboxylic-acid synthase, translated as MTANPITHYIGSFIDEFALSGITDAVVCPGSRSTPLAILAAAHPDISVHVQIDERSAGFFALGLAKAKQRPVLLICTSGTAAANFYPAVIEAHYSRVPIIVLTADRPHELREVGAPQAINQHFLFGNFVKFFTDSALPEESPHMLRYIRTLAGRAAGEAQKRPMGPVHVNVPLREPLMPDLSAEPFGRMRTGRHVSVKTGTQSVDRESLSDVGAMLAEAEKGMIVCGELHSDADKENIIALSKALQYPILADPLSNLRNGAHDKSTVIDAYDSFLKDDELKSNLRPDVVIRFGPMPVSKPVFLWLKDDPDIQQVVIDEDGGWRDPTQASAHMIHSNASVFAEAIMAELADVARSSEWLEKWQFVNRRFREHLQTISSEDVSFEGNLYRILQHLVPEDSSLFVGNSMPIRDVDTFFENQERNFRIYSNRGANGIDGVVSSAMGVCEGTKAPVTLVIGDLSFYHDLNGLLAAKKLHIPLTVILVNNDGGGIFSFLPQASEKAHFEDLFGTPTGLDFKHAAALYGGTYSCPASWDEFKAAYAPQADKPGLHLIEIKTNRQSRVQLHRDMLNEAVREVKKQWEL; from the coding sequence TTGACAGCCAACCCGATTACTCATTACATCGGAAGTTTTATTGATGAATTCGCCCTTTCCGGAATTACGGACGCCGTCGTTTGCCCGGGCTCAAGATCTACACCGCTGGCCATTCTTGCAGCCGCGCATCCTGATATCAGCGTCCATGTCCAAATAGATGAAAGATCTGCCGGATTTTTTGCTTTAGGGCTGGCAAAAGCGAAGCAGCGTCCCGTGCTTTTGATCTGCACATCAGGAACAGCCGCGGCCAACTTTTATCCGGCTGTGATTGAAGCCCATTATTCAAGAGTGCCAATTATTGTGTTAACTGCTGATCGGCCTCACGAGCTGCGCGAAGTAGGCGCACCGCAGGCTATAAATCAGCACTTCTTATTCGGTAACTTTGTTAAGTTTTTCACAGACTCAGCTCTTCCTGAAGAGTCTCCGCATATGCTCAGATATATCCGAACGCTGGCCGGCCGCGCAGCCGGGGAAGCGCAAAAACGCCCAATGGGACCTGTGCATGTGAATGTGCCGCTGCGGGAACCGCTTATGCCGGATCTTTCAGCTGAGCCGTTTGGAAGAATGAGAACAGGCCGTCATGTGTCTGTGAAAACGGGTACGCAGTCTGTTGACCGCGAATCCCTGTCTGATGTGGGTGCAATGCTCGCAGAGGCTGAAAAGGGTATGATCGTCTGCGGAGAGCTCCATAGTGATGCGGATAAGGAAAACATTATTGCGCTGTCAAAAGCGCTTCAGTATCCGATTTTAGCTGACCCGCTGTCTAATTTGCGGAACGGTGCTCATGATAAAAGCACTGTCATTGATGCGTACGATTCATTTTTAAAAGATGATGAATTGAAATCAAATTTGCGCCCTGATGTTGTCATCCGTTTTGGGCCAATGCCTGTTTCAAAACCTGTTTTCTTATGGCTCAAGGATGATCCGGACATTCAGCAGGTTGTGATTGACGAGGATGGAGGGTGGAGAGACCCGACACAGGCAAGCGCGCATATGATTCACAGTAATGCGTCGGTTTTTGCCGAAGCAATCATGGCTGAACTTGCTGATGTGGCCAGATCATCAGAATGGCTGGAAAAGTGGCAGTTTGTCAATAGACGGTTCCGTGAGCATCTGCAAACAATCAGCAGTGAAGACGTGTCGTTTGAAGGCAATCTTTATCGCATCCTTCAGCATCTCGTGCCAGAAGACAGCTCGCTCTTTGTCGGAAATAGCATGCCGATCAGGGATGTTGATACGTTTTTTGAAAACCAGGAGCGCAATTTCCGTATTTATTCAAATCGGGGTGCAAACGGGATAGACGGTGTCGTCTCCTCCGCCATGGGGGTATGTGAAGGAACAAAAGCGCCCGTTACCCTCGTGATTGGAGATTTATCTTTTTATCATGATTTAAACGGACTGCTTGCTGCTAAAAAGCTGCACATTCCGCTAACTGTGATTCTCGTGAATAATGACGGCGGAGGGATTTTCTCATTTTTGCCGCAGGCATCTGAGAAGGCGCACTTTGAAGATTTGTTCGGCACGCCGACAGGGCTCGATTTCAAGCATGCGGCTGCACTTTACGGCGGAACGTATTCATGCCCGGCTTCGTGGGATGAATTCAAAGCAGCTTACGCGCCGCAGGCAGACAAGCCTGGACTCCATTTGATAGAAATCAAAACGAATCGCCAATCGAGAGTCCAGCTTCATCGCGATATGCTGAATGAGGCTGTGCGGGAAGTGAAAAAACAATGGGAACTGTAA
- a CDS encoding isochorismate synthase, whose product MVTTVQRSFRKEVLHALHKAKEVNHAVLISYSRQIESLDPLSFFNYGAKKYTGNRFFWSDPESELTIVGLGKEAVFQTNQKNSERYREVFEQWERFKKTAFHIYEEEKLQHSAVGPVLFGGFSFDPCEERGTQWNHFSEGDFFVPALMLTMTAEGPFLTVNRWVSGEEEAEAVLEGLKAFASDFMVPGFDQGDQALITASEEMDKDDWLKAIETATSQIKEKQYDKVVLARELLLTFDGPVQIEPVLKTLLNDQQTSYVFAIEQKGKIFVGASPERLIKRDGSTVMSSCLAGSIKRGRDEEEDRRIGLELLNDEKNLLEHDIVVGMIQNAFESSCSEIEKPDGPVLYKTKSVQHLFTPIVGQLRESASLFDLIEKLHPTPALGGAPQKKAVEVIREIEPLSRGWYAAPIGWIDSQDNGEFAVAIRSGLIEGSTARLFAGCGIVEDSDPQSEYEETQIKLKPMISALGGERR is encoded by the coding sequence ATGGTGACAACGGTGCAGCGTTCGTTCCGAAAGGAAGTACTACATGCATTACATAAAGCCAAAGAAGTCAACCATGCTGTCTTAATAAGCTATTCGAGACAAATCGAGTCTCTTGACCCTCTATCATTTTTCAACTACGGAGCAAAAAAATATACAGGCAATCGATTTTTTTGGTCAGATCCTGAAAGTGAATTGACAATAGTCGGTCTTGGCAAAGAAGCGGTTTTCCAGACAAATCAAAAAAACAGCGAGCGGTATCGCGAGGTTTTTGAACAATGGGAGCGCTTTAAAAAGACGGCTTTTCATATTTATGAAGAAGAAAAGCTGCAGCATTCTGCAGTGGGACCTGTGTTATTCGGAGGATTTTCTTTTGACCCTTGCGAAGAAAGAGGTACACAATGGAACCATTTCTCGGAAGGGGATTTCTTTGTGCCTGCGCTTATGCTGACGATGACTGCTGAAGGCCCGTTTTTAACAGTCAACAGGTGGGTAAGCGGAGAAGAAGAGGCAGAAGCTGTTTTGGAAGGGTTAAAAGCTTTTGCATCGGATTTTATGGTTCCCGGATTCGATCAAGGAGACCAAGCTCTGATTACTGCATCTGAAGAGATGGATAAGGATGATTGGCTGAAAGCAATCGAAACGGCTACAAGCCAAATTAAAGAGAAACAATATGATAAAGTGGTTCTTGCCCGGGAGCTTCTGCTTACGTTTGACGGCCCGGTCCAAATTGAACCGGTGCTTAAAACACTTCTGAATGATCAGCAGACAAGCTATGTTTTTGCTATCGAACAAAAAGGGAAAATCTTTGTCGGCGCGTCTCCGGAAAGACTGATCAAAAGAGACGGCAGCACTGTTATGTCTTCTTGTCTGGCAGGCTCCATTAAACGCGGCAGGGATGAAGAAGAAGACCGCCGGATAGGCCTTGAATTATTAAACGATGAGAAAAATCTGCTGGAGCATGATATTGTGGTAGGCATGATCCAAAACGCTTTTGAATCAAGCTGCTCTGAGATCGAAAAGCCTGACGGACCTGTCTTGTACAAAACGAAAAGCGTTCAGCACTTATTTACGCCGATTGTCGGGCAGCTTCGTGAGTCGGCATCGCTCTTTGACCTAATTGAGAAACTGCATCCGACACCGGCGCTTGGGGGAGCACCTCAGAAAAAAGCTGTTGAAGTGATTAGAGAGATCGAACCGTTATCCCGCGGCTGGTATGCGGCTCCTATTGGCTGGATTGACAGCCAGGATAACGGAGAATTCGCAGTAGCCATCCGTTCAGGGCTGATCGAAGGAAGCACAGCAAGGCTTTTTGCCGGATGCGGCATTGTGGAAGACTCCGATCCGCAATCGGAATATGAAGAAACACAGATTAAATTGAAGCCGATGATCTCTGCACTAGGAGGTGAGAGGCGTTGA
- a CDS encoding yteA family sporulation protein, with amino-acid sequence MLTKDQLQHLKHELEQTKKDILNRFKDNDHFQLNSAFPYDSWGELSAYDNHPGDQATELYEREKDIALDLHEREHLRDIEYSLKAIENGTYGICEVSGKEIPYERLEALPTATTLAEYSSQDVVSKDRPIEEETPFGQFEFDDDEEIRAPYDSEDSYQDVEKYGNSSTPQDMENPPLSYDDMTMNAEENIGNTESYENFIATDITGKEITVYQSRAHERYEEELDEEGIMTTFGDLHAD; translated from the coding sequence ATGCTTACAAAAGACCAGCTGCAGCATTTAAAACATGAACTGGAACAAACAAAAAAAGATATCTTAAACCGTTTCAAAGACAATGACCATTTTCAGCTTAACTCAGCCTTTCCTTATGATTCGTGGGGGGAGCTTTCCGCTTACGACAACCACCCCGGAGATCAGGCGACAGAGCTTTACGAGCGTGAAAAAGACATCGCTCTCGACTTGCATGAGCGAGAGCATCTCCGGGACATTGAGTATTCATTAAAGGCGATAGAAAACGGTACGTACGGTATATGTGAAGTCAGCGGAAAGGAAATCCCTTACGAACGACTTGAAGCGCTTCCGACTGCCACAACGCTCGCAGAGTATTCGTCACAGGATGTCGTTTCCAAAGACCGTCCGATCGAAGAGGAAACGCCTTTCGGGCAATTTGAATTTGATGATGATGAAGAAATCAGAGCGCCTTATGACAGTGAAGATTCCTATCAGGACGTCGAAAAATACGGAAACTCATCCACACCGCAGGATATGGAAAACCCTCCGCTCAGCTATGATGATATGACGATGAACGCTGAAGAAAATATCGGCAATACGGAGTCGTATGAAAATTTCATCGCTACAGATATCACTGGCAAAGAAATTACAGTTTATCAAAGCAGAGCCCATGAGCGCTATGAGGAAGAACTCGATGAAGAGGGAATCATGACAACATTCGGCGATCTCCACGCCGATTGA